The Sphingosinithalassobacter sp. CS137 genome includes a region encoding these proteins:
- a CDS encoding putative bifunctional diguanylate cyclase/phosphodiesterase produces the protein MKLRPIKWFMEVGQDPILAQAQAVQMRRQVPLLYGLLLINSTALAWSHADNAPILLTVAVPAFLLGVTAVRLIHWVRIRNDPTPEPQEARRQLRVISLAAAGFGVGYLAWSLSLAQYGGPFEQAHTALYVSTTVIGCIFCLIHVPQAAILGAAGVLPAYFLALLGQDQHAVFAPIALNVLLVVLVLLRVLCNTFENFSTEVAAREKLAEQHEEMVRLNAENHALAHTDSLTQLGNRRRFLADITAVTGDPANVGVTTIGVIDLDRFKPVNDTFGHSIGDELLNRIAERLRQVAGPSATLYRLGGDEFGVILHASPEEAAEIAERLCQAVAMPIFVGNRELSVGASPGLAHFMDEGTACRALWEHADHALYHAKRHRRGTAVTFTDDLEDVVRGEQLLEVELKAIDVDKDLQVHVQPIVDYASGGIVGGEVLVRWTSPQLGSVSPERFIAIAERSTIIHRITLSVVERALQLLAQLPEHYSLSVNVSACDLNAPETISAILSAVRRSRSDPGRLWIEVTETAVMRDLDAAIEALNMLRGAGLKIALDDFGTGYSSLSNLHRLPLDRVKIDRSFANDLGNSYSSSISRAVIGLCETLELSCVAEGVETAEQAALLREMGCTLLQGYFIAKPLPIAQFLALDAAAEHTAEYKAA, from the coding sequence ATGAAACTCAGGCCGATCAAGTGGTTCATGGAGGTCGGGCAGGATCCGATCCTGGCGCAGGCGCAGGCGGTGCAGATGCGGCGGCAGGTGCCGCTGCTCTATGGGCTGCTGCTGATCAATTCCACTGCGCTGGCATGGTCCCACGCGGACAACGCCCCGATACTGCTGACGGTAGCCGTGCCCGCCTTTCTGCTTGGCGTTACTGCCGTCCGCCTGATCCACTGGGTCCGCATCCGAAACGATCCGACACCGGAGCCTCAAGAGGCGCGCAGGCAGCTTCGCGTCATCTCCCTCGCTGCGGCAGGCTTCGGCGTCGGGTATCTCGCCTGGTCGCTGTCGCTGGCGCAATATGGCGGCCCCTTCGAACAGGCGCACACCGCGCTGTACGTCTCGACGACGGTGATCGGGTGCATCTTCTGCCTCATCCACGTTCCCCAAGCGGCGATCCTGGGGGCGGCCGGCGTTCTGCCCGCCTATTTTCTGGCGCTGCTCGGACAGGACCAACATGCGGTGTTCGCGCCGATCGCATTGAACGTTCTGCTGGTGGTGCTCGTCCTGCTGCGCGTGCTTTGCAACACCTTCGAGAATTTCAGCACCGAAGTCGCGGCGCGCGAGAAGCTTGCCGAGCAGCATGAGGAAATGGTCCGGCTGAACGCCGAGAATCATGCGCTGGCACATACCGACAGCCTGACCCAGCTCGGCAACCGGCGCCGTTTCCTCGCCGACATCACCGCAGTGACCGGGGATCCGGCGAACGTCGGCGTCACGACGATCGGCGTGATCGATCTCGACCGGTTCAAGCCGGTCAACGATACGTTCGGCCATTCGATCGGCGACGAGCTGCTGAACCGGATCGCCGAGCGGCTGCGCCAGGTCGCCGGTCCCTCCGCGACTCTGTATCGGCTGGGCGGCGACGAATTCGGCGTGATCCTGCATGCATCGCCCGAGGAAGCGGCCGAGATCGCCGAGCGGCTCTGCCAGGCGGTGGCAATGCCGATCTTCGTCGGCAACCGCGAGCTTTCGGTAGGGGCCTCGCCGGGTCTGGCGCATTTCATGGACGAAGGCACCGCATGTCGCGCGCTTTGGGAGCATGCCGACCACGCGCTCTATCACGCGAAACGGCACCGGCGCGGCACTGCGGTCACCTTCACCGACGATCTGGAAGACGTGGTGCGCGGCGAGCAGCTGCTCGAAGTCGAGCTGAAGGCGATCGACGTCGACAAGGATCTTCAGGTGCATGTGCAGCCGATCGTCGACTACGCGAGCGGCGGGATCGTCGGCGGTGAAGTGCTCGTCCGCTGGACGAGCCCGCAACTGGGAAGCGTGTCGCCAGAGCGTTTCATCGCGATCGCCGAGCGCAGCACCATCATCCACCGCATCACGCTTTCGGTGGTCGAACGCGCGCTGCAGCTGCTGGCGCAGCTTCCCGAGCATTATTCGCTGTCGGTGAACGTCTCCGCATGCGACCTGAACGCCCCGGAGACGATCAGTGCGATCCTGAGCGCCGTTCGCCGCAGCCGCTCGGACCCCGGCCGATTGTGGATCGAAGTGACCGAAACCGCAGTGATGCGGGATCTGGACGCGGCGATCGAGGCGCTCAACATGCTGCGCGGCGCCGGGCTCAAGATCGCGCTCGACGATTTCGGAACGGGATATTCGAGCCTGAGCAACCTTCACCGGCTGCCGCTCGACCGAGTGAAGATCGACCGCAGCTTCGCCAACGACCTCGGCAACAGCTACAGCAGCTCGATCTCCCGCGCAGTGATCGGCCTATGCGAGACGCTGGAGCTTTCCTGCGTGGCGGAGGGCGTGGAGACGGCGGAACAGGCGGCCCTGCTCCGCGAGATGGGCTGTACG